The genomic stretch cccaatgactaccatagtaggaaaaataagtACTacggtagtcaatgggggggcgagatctgtttggttactgacattcttccaaatatcttcctttgtgttcagcagaacaaagaaatttatacaggtttggaactacttaagggcgagtaaatgacaattttcattttagggtgaactatcccttataagttgcatgtgtaacagtatattggatctgtgcattcgaccttaaagtgacagcagcctattaatgttaaacaacaaaagacaaggaaaaaaACTCCCTGCTCTTTAGTAGATTTAGCAGGACTAatctatatttaaatttatacagtgaagactatgcagtgctgttttacatttgattgcTATCTGTTGATAAAGACTGTTCTGTGGTTTTTATTTGTATCACCTATTTCACAGAAATGCTATATTTATTAAGCTGTTCCTAATCACCTCTAAAAGAGGGAATGGAATATGTTGCACATGTTGCTTGCCAATAAATGAggtcctgtcccaaatggcacactttatATGCACTTTCgttcttgtggacttacaatggctgccacgTGCGCATGTACGTTAAGTCCAGGAGACTGTAGGGTGTCCCGTTTGTCATTTTAGCTTTCAaaagggtgctcgtgagcgccccctttgtggtcgatgccatttgggacagggccttaaGAGTTATCAATTCACTTTCTCATCTCATCTCCTACTTATTTCGGTGATTGGTATCGGCCAATACTGCTTTCAGTGATCTGTAATTGGTGATCAGCCCCAAAAATCTTGATCGGAGCACCCTTAGATTCCAGGCATCCCTGCGCACTAACACCATCCAATCAGACCTTGGGTATTGCACAAAATGCTGCAATAACCAATCCGGGgggatatatttttatataaaatatatttatataaataaatataaatatatttatttatatacttatttGAAGTTACAGTGATCATTGTTTTTATGATCGACTGTCATGGTCAAGCCTGAGTGCTCATGCAcatctctattaaaaaaaaaaaaaaaaaaaaaaaaaaaaaaaaaaaaacatttgttaaacCACCAGGCTTTCACTTTTGCTCTGTCACTGCAATCCATAGCAGttgtcaaaaataaatcataaactgcctaaaaacaaaaacataaaaaggtgAAAAAGTGCAGACAGTACAGATTATGGCAATAAACCTATGGCCCAAGAACTAGCTGTAAAACTAGGTCATTCACTTTGAATGACCATGTTATTATTCAAGTTATGAAAGTGTTTTGCCCTACACACCATAAAGTACTTACATTTTACCAACATGACAAATAAGGAAAAAGAGGATTCAATAAAAGATCATTGCTAGACAGAAAACAGTCAACTCATTGTGGAATGGGTAGTTGACAGCATGTCAAGTAATGACATGAAACctctaaaaacaacatttttctaATTCTCTTATAACTGTGTATGCAGTTTATATGTGTATGCATATGCTCATATTATAAGACACTAGATGGaatcagtttttatatttcactggactgaacagaaaaaaagctAAAACTGACAAGTACAAAATGGACATGGATCAAGAAAATCTTCATTAAGAAAACGGATTAAGAAAGTCttaatttgatcaaatacatgaaATGCAGAAGTGATCCCAGTGATAAGTCAAGAGCAAACAGTCACATACTCGAAATGCCTTTTCAATCACAGCactaaaattttataaaaagtCATGCTCCAAGTCTATTCGGCCAATAGTTTCCAGCTTCCTCTTGTGCAATTACTGAGAAAACTGTATATCAATAAGAAGTGAAAGATTCTGTGGTTGAGAGGCATGTGTggttttattaataaaccattttTCACAAGCTATAAGCTCTATTTGACCACACATATGAAAGACTATGCTTTCAGACCTCTATGCTTCCATGAGCAGATCTCTCTGCAAAAAGATTAAGTTAAATTGACACTGTAAACAAAAACCCTAAAGAGGAACACAGAAGAGGATGTGGAAACTACCCATGTAGCACGGATCTGATCCCTGGAAGTGAGAACAAGACGTTATTTTGAagccataaaaaacaaaacttgctTGGATACAAACAACGCCGCATATGATTGGTCAGATCTCAGAATAAAGGAAACTTGGGGTTAAAACACAGTCTGAGTACATCAGCATCAGGGCAACGTTGATAAACAGGTTTCAATTACCGTGTCAACATCCAGACACATGACTACTGTCAGAGCTCGAAAGAAAGATAAAGTTGATGAAATCATTTAAATCGATCAAGCACGAGATGAACGTTAGTAATGCGTCATAATGCGGAAAAGATTGGCATTAAGTAcaagaaattaaaatttaagtaaTACATTCATGACTACAATAAATAGTCATTGAACCCATAATATTTACGTCTGTTTCAGACAAAATAATCTGCAGATACGCGTTAAAATATACTTTGGCTTAGTCATAGTTTATACCAATTAAAAATATCTGCGCAACAAACGCATATATGCGTATAAAAATACAGACAGCGGCTGAGTCAactaattttgaacaaaatattttaaaaacgtcATAAGACACTTATCGTGGGCTCAAGTCTGTTGCTTGACACTAGCCAGTTAGCATAGCTCGTCAACACTCGACAGACTTGCTAATAAACACACTGGGTATACAATATTAATATCGCTATTATTAGATAAGATTATTCTGTTCAAGAAAGCCAGAATAAAGAACAAGTTAGGATGTGTATTTGAAGATAACATTTCTCGGCTTCCAGTAACCTACATGACATGTTTACCAAACACTTCCTCCGCCATTAACTGCGGCTATGACACATTTCTTACATCTAATACACACAGAATAATGTGGAGGTTAGTAAAACCATATATATTACCCGTGGAGATAAAAAGAAGCGTGAGAAGCATCATGACTTCGGAAACACTTCTTTCGAACAGCAATGTCGTGTTTTGAATCTTGTCTGGGTCGGATGAAGGTGTTTGTGCTGCAATGAATCGCTATGTCGTGTGATGAGGCTTTATGCTGAGCTCACTGTCAGCTGACCGCGTGACTGGGGTGTGTCTATATGggacaaaaaaatatttgaattgtaTTTTTGTAGTATTTGTGAGTTTTACAAAGTATTTATGTGATTTATGTCTTCcatatattatttacaatttttacaatggcttaacattaaaacaatggTTTGAAACTTTTGTATGATACCATTTTGTTGTTTCATGAATTGTTTTTGtgctttgtaatttttttttttttttttgttggacaCCTACTGTGGTAATAACACGGTGTTCTTTgagtaccatgtaaataccaCTGTATACGACAATTTAAATTGTACATATATTACCATATTACCATCTAATACCTTCCAGCATTGTTTAAATTGACCTTGGAACATTTACCATAGATATGTATATATCTatgacatttacatttgtgtgggtttttacatcatttaataagattacatatgcatatatatatatatatatatatatatatatatattgtttgaaGGTAGTAGATAATATCTTTATGAATGTGATAGAACTGATGTGGTTCATTCCTAAATTTACACTCAAGTTGGTTATATTAGGTTTTCAACAATTCTTCTACTGCAGTTTAAACTACTTGGTTCCAGATTTATGCTTTTTATCAAAAATAGTTTTGACTAGGAACAGCTTGTCCAAAAATAATAGCTACTATTATCAAATATAACCCCATGCATTAAAAATCCAATTTTTGATGCATTTGTAGTTGTAGTATGGTTGGAATAAGTTTTAACACCTATTTAATTTTAACCTATTAATATAAGTGACTCTTATACGATTTTAAGACAATTAAAATTTACACAATTAGAAAACATCTTAAATGAAGAACCCATGACTAAGAAAATGATGTTGATGACATTAGTCAAGGGCAACCTCTCTGTATAAGATAAAGAATGAATAAAACCACTCTACAAAAAACGAGATTAAGGAACAAAGTAGTTAGAGTTATGAACTGTTTTGATGAGTGACTTCGTATTGTTAATTGCAGCATCTTGTTTGATTTGCTTTTGAATTGATTAAACActtttgtatgtatgtgtaaaCTGGCATGTCTTTATCTTTTCtccagtgacttttttttatattctcgACAAGGAAATGCAGACGAGTCTTGCATACTTCTCATGTTACTGTCCTAATGGTAAATCACTTATACCATAGCTTTTCTCTACACCacttaaatgtatttctttatttGCATGTCCCTTTTGTGGAAGAAAATGACTGCCATAGACGGAGATAAACAAtttcatataatttatttctgagcATGTAATTGAAGCAGATTCTGTCATACTAAAATtaaatactcaaaaaaaaaaaaagaagttgaTCCTGCAAAAAGATAATATGTACAGAGTTCTTTACAGAAATACATATCACACATCATTAGCTGAAGTAAATGCACTTCTCCAAAACCATAAAAAGGATGCTGGCATTTACTAGCTTGTCTTGTTGCAAAAGTCCATTCACATAATCCAGCAGATGAGGTGATCTTCACAGTCCTATAGAGGAAAATGACAGGAATTTACTTTATGGTACAAATGATCAACAACagtcttattaaaaaaatgacacagaAGCTCCAGCAAAATTTGAGGACTTTGACctcaaaaacatttgaacacTTTGGAAAAGATTTCATTGCATATTAATGCAAATGGCActtgaaaaaaattatactaTGCTTGACCTTTTTTAAACACTAACTAGGGATGtaacgataccctcatgtcacgattcgatacatatcacaaTACTGAACTCACAATATAATAGTATTGCGATACGTCAAGACACAtggtaaaaggttaacaaaaattaactgttgattaaaatgctaaatttggtattacattgggagTGGAAATtaataggcttggacttggttatggtaacccaatgcacaggacaatggtgacaccagaataaaaatatgcatGATTCTGAagctaaaaatacagaaaaatatgaatatgcttGCACTGTCATTGACTAGATATTTAATTGAACTAATAATTGAACTAATGGAagtaattgaactaaggcctaattctggcctaggctaagccctgtctgtgaaaccaggccattgtcactatccacgatacatattgctgcatttttgtatttcgatatattgtgacacgatatattgttacacccctaacaccaacttatttttttttttatcacttttgcaatgactttaaataaaattgaatttatggaatattgcggTATTtatcataaatgatttatctgtgcataccttttttattatttatgttgctcataatcaaaataacttcccctcccacttgcaacaacatctcttctctgactACGTGTTTAATGGCGCAAGGGCggaacaacctgtcactcacatgagatcgaccaatagcaaaccacaaccatacAACTTAATTccaaatggacaaaatcaaatcccactacgttttctcttgtttgtgAACCGCTTCACCTGGATAACTGGTTAGAAAAGACTATGGAAAATTGCGTTTCAAGCCGTATAATAAACTTAAGTAGTGAAGAACTCAGTTCTCCTAAAGTCCACACAAGTGTCCTAGCGGAGTGGTCCGTGACCTTAACTccttaataatgttaaaatactgcTTAACTTTTAACAATCTATTCATAGTTTTATAGTAGTTCCAATCTGAACAGAATATCCAAATCCTCGGAGTAAAAACAGATCAGGGAAACATAGAGATTCTCACATTTAACGGGATGTGGCACTCTTTGCTTTCTCATTTTGTAGGCCACAGCCCTGCGCCTCGGAAATCTCAACGTCTTTCTTTAAAACTGTCGGACGCAGCACGTCAACGTCTCGTTCAAGGTGATCTAGCAGCTCGCTGACGATATTCGGCGAGGcgtggaagtcaatggagaaGTATCCACCGTGCGTGTGGCGACAGTTGTGTTTGGAGATCTTGTAGGGCAGCCTGCGCTCTCCGAGGTTCTCCAGACTCCGGACCACAGCGCCCCGCTCGAACAGAGTCTCTACCGTGCGCCGCAGGACAGCCGCGGTCTCCGGCCTCTGCATCGCCTTTAAGATCACACACAGCTCATACCGCGGCATCTTCCGGTACTGTTTGAACGGACGAACTAGAGAGTTTATCTAAAAAGATAAATGTCTCTCAGTGGAAATCTGTCGCAGAGCCTGCTCTGAAGTGCATGTGTATGTCTTCTTCAAGGAGAAACTGTGGAACCACACGTGTAAGTTTGATGTAGTGCTCCACCTACAGCATCGGAGGATTATGTTCGGTTTTGAGGATTGAATCGGCTTTGAGTTGTACATTGATTGTAGGAAAGCATGTTTCTGGCTTGTGTGAATGTGGGAGTCTTGAGACAGTCGGGCATGTTTTCCTGTAATGTTGAAAGTATAGGGCagaaagaaatgtattctttttttaaactggcAGGACTTGGAGTTGAGGCTTTCTCTGTTACATCTTTGTTTGGATACAACGACAAGCATAAACTGATCTCCAAGGCAGTTCTTCCGTTCTTGCATGATACAGGACTGTATATAagaatttagttcaaactttgacctgcggagggcagtaatacgcttagcagcgtctacactgccggaattgtacaagaagaagaagaatcgGCTTTCAGAGAAATCGATTACACACCACCATTacacctcaaaaaaaaaaaaaaaaaaaaaaataaataaataaataaaataaataaataaataaaaaatgcaaatatataaataaaaccttGGCTACTGCCCATGTGTGGGGCTTTAGCAACTTTTAGACATTGAAGCTCAAAAAATAGGCTAATTAAAGAAAATATGTaaagtcaaaaatataaaaacaatttacaaTGTTGGAATcaataaagtatataaatgtataacatttttacagaccatattaaccctgtaaagcccaCTGTAACAcgaatttctaaggcctctaaattatcaacatgatcaaagtTTTGCTAAAGATTTtttacacaatctactacatggcAGAAactcacacacagtttctgccaatctcatgttaatcttgagtacatatacagtaacaatgcatccttcatatctcagagaagtctttagttttatcatatttataaaagatagatacgctaaactgagtctttccgaaaaaagcccagctcctggaggcgtgcctgctgtcagtgccgtgggcggagctaaagagtcacgagcgcgcgcagcttttgtgtagagatcgtctgctagctgcgacatcattataaataaaaagggaacaaaaacgttcgtgttgtttagaTTATATGcacgaactgggacttgttccgggaacaaacaaacatacgtgcacaactctgttgctgccccggaaaaacaaacttcatccactgttcccttgacgttctttgggaagctgaaaatgGTAATCTTTCtatcacaaccaaaaacacactcctttggtgacaggagctgcatCTCATTTTGGAAGCTGCGTCCTTCGGagatcgcatttgaaggctgaatacttcatcaaggatgtcatatttaagaaaagtaaccgtaataaaattgactgatattcattgtgaggtgtaaaatactgtaatttctttcttacgttgcaatctaatggttatttttcttaaatgagactgcctcgatgatgtatgcagccttcaaagggtgcagcccctgaattgggacacagccattgttgaaaaatctctcggcttctgTATCCCGAACGAAGcgtgttgatgggcgtgctcttgctcttgctctgggtggtgtgtgtgtgcacgcttatcagggagaagtacctatacaaggaattcccaCATTCAGGTCGTAATATGTGTATTTTTGCTGTGAAgtcttttaaagatttttataaagtaaatgtaagaataaccTTTAGCTATAGGctaattttagtaatatttcaagatgaacatttattgaagctacttaggtttacttgattatccatgcataatgttaaaatgtgagtatcaaacatgcaaacaaacatcgggcttttgaggaacatttatCTCTCAGTCATCATTGTATCACATTACAGTATATGTTTTGCCCCACaataaaactacagagctttaaCGTTTAATTATAATCTTACTTAGACTTACAGGCCtcatgcgccagagaaacaagggcgccgccatctttaaatatcgtctttgaacttccgttttgcgGTAACGTTATCTCTGTACATTTCGATggctatggcatcgctgtcaaagaataattagctggtgaagtggatttacttgttgtattGTTAATGGAAGTTTATTGTGAGCATTGTACAGTTTttagcagatgtcttaacaaatgtcagttgAAGATTTTTCAAAACGAgtagttcattcataaatatgtaagatcactgtggaaatacaaaccggaagtcaacaGACAAAGGGGCTGGGCTGCAAGTCGTCTGCTTAAAGATATGAAAATCTCATTCGGTTACATTAGCctacaagctatcagaatttcatctgaCTTTTTAGCcatataaatacttttttagccaggtcataaaaaaaaaaaaaatgattttctatgttatttcatatgtcgggctttacagggttaatgATATAGCGCTTGTGACAGCTTTATTTGACAACTATCCCGATCTCGTCtataacaaaaaaagaaatatatataatatatgaataacAAGTAAACTATATAGAAGTTTCTAAAAGTCGAAAATGTAATAATCGTACATTTAGTATGACGCACTCATTGTGCGCCATTTTCAGCGGCTCCACGTGACGTTGAAATAGCCATTCGCGCTCCTCCTCTACATGAGTGCAACGAAGATGGCGCAGGACGGCAAGGTGCCCAGCGATCTCTATCAGCATGTGTACTCGTTTCTCGTGGAGAATAAGTTCGCCAAAGCTGCGAAAGAGTTTTTAAAGCAGGCTAAAGTGGTAAGAACATTTTCACGTGTTTATTAGAACCCGTCTTGCGCGCGGGTGTAGTAGTGCTGCAATGTGTCGGTCGTGGCGTGTAGCTCTCCACACGCGTGGGGACTGACACGCAGTTCGTGCCGAACACGTGTTTAAGAGCCGCTTTGTAgaatgtgtttaaatacatttaatttctgcTGGTTGTTTTATCATTTCGACCTGTGCCATATTACAGCTGTTTTGTTATACGTGTAACATTTTCTTCTCGgtacaaaattaattatattcatCACGATTCTCTTAAGATAGACTTTTGCAACAGGTTGAGTGTTGGACTATGTTGGAATCAGTAAACTATAAATGTATAACATTTTACAAACCTTAGTTAAACCTGTAAAGCTTGGAATttataatacatacatacaacatAACAGATGACAAACAAACGAGTGCAAAATTGTGGAATAAACTACACTCATACATATGTTTTATCGTAAGTCGTAGCCTAATATCTTTTAGTTTCAGAGTGTCTCTGCCATTAATAACACCACAAAGTTGGAGTTTACTTTACTTTGaatatttaagttttataatatataaattttgtacaaatattacaatttaaaatctgtTTCCTCTCATCAGAAACCCCAGGACCAAAATGAGGACAATCTCCTGGACATCTTCAATTTCTGGGTGAAGTATGTATAAGCTGTCTTTTAATTTTTCGTATTACAACTATTCACTTCTGCTCATGCTGGTAGTTTTGCGGTCATTTCCACTGTTGGGTTGTAATTACAACAACTTGCTTCCTCAAGGTCCCCAGAAACCAAAAAGCGTAAAGCGGTCACCAGTGGCCCTGCGGCAGTAAACGGACCGTCAGCCAAGAAAGCAAAGAAAGATGCAGAAAGCTCAAGTAGTGAAGACTCCAGCAGTGAGGAGGAAGCTGCAGCACCTGCTAAGAAAGCCGTACAAGGTACATAGCTGTCACTTAGTCATCTTATCATGGGGACTTAACAAGTGTTCTTATTAGGGTTACATTTAATGATTCACAAATTGGTCTTCATTGGTTGGACTGTATATTGGTATTGTTGGTGCAGCCAGCAACAttgcaatgaaaatgaatgtatttttttgatGACTGCGGTGTTCTCTCTAGAAGAACTTAAGGAACCTAATTTGGGTTCTAGTATTGTGTTTAAGATTTGTTTATGAATTGAAAGTTTAaacgaacagcatttatttgaaatataaatcttttgtaatattataaatgccttGACTGACACTTTTGAATAGTTTAATatgtccttgttgaataaaagtagtattttctttcaaagaattatgttttactgaccccagacttttgaacagttgtgtGTTTTAACACTACATTGAACACTGATGTGAAGTATTATGTCCTTAACAGTGAAAGCTACTGCTCCAAAGAAGCCTGTAGCTGCTAAAGAGAGCAGCAGCTCTGAAGACTCCAGTGACTCTGAGGATGAAGCTCCGGCTAAAACAGCTGCAAAGGTCAGGAAGTTGATGCTGTTTAGGTGAGCATGTGTGGGATATCTCTGCTAGGATGCCTCTTCCTGAATCCCGGCTTGTTCATTTGTTGTACAGAAACCTGTAGCTGTGAAACCTGTGGCAGCAGCCAGGAAGAAAGACACCAGTTCCAGCAGTGAGGAGTCCGACTCTGATGACGAGCCTGCCAAAACTCCAGCAAGAGGTGAGCTGAAGCATGAGTTCACATTCTCAATCACTACACCTGTGTATTACTCCAGGTATAATTGCTCACTCAAAGTCAGTTACATGTTCAAAGTGATGATCTGTGGTCTCCAGGGGCCAAGCCTGTGGCAGGGACCCCTAAGTCGGTGTCCACTCCAGCAGCTGCAGTTCAGAAGAAGCAGGAGAGTAGCAGCAGTGAGGACAGCTCGAGTGAATCTGAGGACGAGGCTCCAGCTAAGGTACTTTAACATGCTGACATACAACATAATCATGCATCACAattcagttttctttttcacaaatttctgttttgtctttaacacaatttttttgtaaattctgGTTTAATGgctttattaattttaataagcaaaaatgtctaatcaattgaatttataaaatgaaatttattaaatatggcatgtgaaatgtttttttttttttttttttttctcagatattCTGTTGTTTTCTGGTTTCTGTGTTTTAGGATATTatgattataaaattatatataaaattgttaaatgtatggagttaatattgtgccataattaaacaaacaaatccagcattttgcaaacaCGATCTGCTTTGCAAAGGAAAACTCGACTCGCAAACAAACAAAGTGAAACGCAGATGAGTAAcatatgtattgttttacaaatataaatgagCCTACATCATATTTCACTAATAAATACAAACCATCCTACAAATGGCATGTAACCTTTGGACAAATACCAAATCTAGTGcgtacaaacacacacctttCTGTTACGATTGTAAGACACTCGCCTTTTTATGAGATCTCTCGgcttgattttctcacaaatgtgtgcaggcagattttctcacaaatgcagttgagcaacttcctcttccaaaacagcagatggcgcttcGCTATGGGTCAATTTACGCTAGTCTCCTGAGAGAACCCCCGAAACATGCGTTTATAATGATAAACTTTGTTTTATAGTGCCTTTAAAAGTTGCacctcaaagcgctttacaataacatacaaataaaatacaatggaataggggaaataaaagatagaaacatacatcaaaacacatttcaagacatagttatatataaaacaaaataatcacatatAGAAAATAAGTTTACAAGGAGTTTACAGCTGACGAAAATGAGCGGTGAACAGGTGAGTTGGGCGTTTCTCAATATCAAGTACGCAAAGTTTGGTAATTCTACATTATCTGCAAAATGCAACCCCAGCAATCTTGATGGCATCACTCTGCTCACTCTGGCTACTCctgtttttatatcaatattttttgatCTATGTTTCCATCTTTTAATTCCCctattccattttatttgtatgttcttGTAAAGTGCTTTGAGGTGCAACTTTTAAAGGTGCTATAAaacaaagtttattattataaacgcaTGTTTCTGGGCTTCTCTCGGGAGACTAGCATAAATTGACCCATAGcaaagcgccatctgctgttttggaCGAGGAAGTTGCTCAGCTGCATTTGTGAGAATCTGCCTGCacacatttgtgagaaaatcaagcCGAGAGATCTCATAAAAAGGCAAGTGTCTTACAATCGTAACAGActggtgtgtgtttgtatgcacTAGATTTGGTATTTGTTCAAAGGTTACATGCCATTTGTAGGATGGTTTGTATTTAATTGTGAAATGATTTtaggctcatttatttatttgaaaaataatacatatatttgttactCATCTGCGTTTTTGCTCAAACTGACCTTTgtatttgcacatcactttctgTTGGTTTGCGAGTCGAGTTTTCCTTTGCAAAGCAGACtctttgtttgcaaaatgctggatttgtttaattatggcacaatattaaatgtattatcaaAATTGgtagtaaataaatacatgaaattaACAATAagattaatcttttaaaatgcaGCCAAATGAGATTTGAACAATTCCTTTTATTTTTCGGCAAACAAACATCATGGAGAACATGGAAACTTTGAATTTAAATGTCAGTCTTTCtgtggtttaaagggttagtttgcccaaaaattctgtcatttactcaacctcatgcctttcaagccccagaaaggtaaagacgtcattaaagtaatccatgtgtcTCCTTGTGGTTTaatctcaattttatgaagcgacacgaatgctttgtttgcacaaaaacacaacttttacaaaatattaatcccCAACCAGGCAACAATGTCTGCTCATGTCACACGCATGTGTTGTGGTGCTCTCATGAacacgtttgttttttttgtttttctgtgactATATGATAAGGTTTACCTCCTTTTTAAATTTTCTTAGCATTCATTGATAATTATCAGCATCTAATAACTCTTCTTGTAGTCCGTAGAGGCACTCAAAACCCTCCACCCTCCAGAACTAGGCTAATTTTACCCTTTCAGATAAATCATGACATTTATAAGgctagtttattttttttatgtactttaGACACAAATGTGAAGGTGAAGAAACCTTCAGTTTTCACAGTtccacatttaaatgcattttgttttg from Ctenopharyngodon idella isolate HZGC_01 chromosome 13, HZGC01, whole genome shotgun sequence encodes the following:
- the mrps6 gene encoding 28S ribosomal protein S6, mitochondrial; its protein translation is MPRYELCVILKAMQRPETAAVLRRTVETLFERGAVVRSLENLGERRLPYKISKHNCRHTHGGYFSIDFHASPNIVSELLDHLERDVDVLRPTVLKKDVEISEAQGCGLQNEKAKSATSR